A region of Panicum virgatum strain AP13 chromosome 8N, P.virgatum_v5, whole genome shotgun sequence DNA encodes the following proteins:
- the LOC120684327 gene encoding DNA replication licensing factor MCM2-like: MTTTCISISKEVTGIYTNNFDLSLNTKNGFPVFATVVEANYVAKKQDLFSAYKLTDEDKAKIEKLSKDPRIGERIVKSIAPSIYGHEGIKTAIALAMFGGQEKNEKGKHRLRGDINILLLGDPGTAKSQFLKYVEKTGHRAVYTTRKGASAVGLTAAVHKDPVTREWTLEGGALVLADRGICLIDEFDKMNDQDRDG, from the exons ATGACCACGACCTGCATATCTATCTCCAAG GAGGTCACTGGGATATACACAAATAATTTTGACTTATCTCTGAATACGAAGAATGGTTTCCCTGTTTTTGCCACAGTGGTAGAGGCCAACTACGTGGCAAAAAAGCAGGATCTGTTTTCTGCATACAAATTAACTGATGAGGATAAGGCAAAGATTGAGAAATTGTCCAAGGATCCAAGGATTGGGGAAAGG ATTGTCAAATCAATTGCACCGTCCATTTATGGCCATGAAGGTATTAAGACTGCCATCGCACTAGCTATGTTTGGTGGACAAGAGAAGAACGAGAAGGGAAAACATCGTCTAAGAGGCGATATCAACATCCTCCTCCTGGGTGATCCAGGCACTGCAAAATCCCAATTTCTTAA GTATGTGGAGAAAACAGGACACCGAGCGGTATATACAACTAGAAAAGGAGCCTCTGCTGTTGGTCTCACTGCAGCAGTTCACAAGGATCCAGTAACACGAGAATGGACACTTGAGGGAGGTGCTCTGGTTCTTGCTGATAGGGGTATATGCCTTATTGATGAATTTGACAAGATGAATGATCAAGATAGAGATG GGTGA